In Gadus chalcogrammus isolate NIFS_2021 chromosome 13, NIFS_Gcha_1.0, whole genome shotgun sequence, the genomic stretch CACatgcgcttacacacacacacacacacacacacacacacacacacacacacacacacacacacacacacacacacacacacacacacacacacacacacacacacacacacacacacacacacacacacacacacacacacacacacactttaattatTGTTGTGCACTCATTGTAAATTTGAACATATTGGTAAATGTAAGAGGTAATGTATGTGAGAATAAGGCAGAGAATAAGAGGCGTGTATGTGGTAAGAGGGGCACTGTTCCCCATTTACCATGTGATGTCTCACCCACCAAGCCAGTTCTCCTTACAACCATGACATCACAACTACTTTCCATTCATCATCCGTGAGCAACCATGTGGAACGGTGAGTCACGTAGGATAAATGCACTTGACAAAGGTAATGTGATGCAACACATTCATCAGTTTAAGGAATCCCGTGCAACCAAACTGTGAGGATTTAACAACTGACTGACCGTGGGTGGTAGGAAGGTGGTAAGTGCACGTTCAGGTTTAACCGAGTGACGAAAGAATCAGTTATGATTCTTATTTGACCTGGCTTTGACCTCTTGGTATTTTCCCCGAATTTACCCCAAAACAATCAGATTTAATTCAAGATAGGTTTACAGAAATAATGCGTCCATTGCAATCCATTTATTTTGTCATTAAGAAAAGGATAATCTTAAGGTGTTCGTTtatctataataaataaaactgaATGAATGAACTGAAATTATCCAATTGATAGATCTATTAACAATTAAGTAGTAATTGTACTCACTTACATTATTTATAGTACTAAATTTCAACTAATGTAATTAAAAAGGAAAAGTTACAAATAGCTCAATTCCCCCTCCTTCATCTAAAACACAATTCTGTGTTATTTGAACTAATTTAATTTCTATAACAACCAAAGAAAGCAACAAAGTGAACTCCACATAGACACAGAGCTGCATACCACTCACTCGAGCTGGTGGGTCACGttaactcccccctcccccccacacacacacacacacacacacacacacacacacacacacacacacacacacacacacacacacacacacacacacacacacacacacacacacacacacacacacacacacacacacacacacacacacatccccactgGGAGTAAGATTCTGCTTGAAGTCCAAACAAAGTTGATGACAAAAAAGAAGCTGTATGGCTTCATGATGAATTGGACTTCCTGGTGTGGATTCAGAATGCTATCTTTGGACTTGGGTCCAACCACTAACATTTTCTTCCAAGGGCTGTTGGCATGGTTTGGGAATCTTGGCTGGATGTTGGTCAGCAGGGATTGGATGATAACTAAGAGAGGCGCTGACACAACATGCAGAATGGATgtaattatcatcatcatcatcatcatcatcagaccCTAAGTCAGAGGCTTATTTATAGGTTAGGGCTTCTTTTCCTATTCTAGTATTTTGTCTTTTAGCTTTTCCATAGTTCACCCCAGTTCAGCTTTGTTCTCAAGATTTACAACAGGAAATATTattgcaaatatatatttaagtcTGATATAACTATTTTTCTATAAATAATACCAAAGGGGGTTATTTGGAATAAAgcaaacaaatatttataaaatagtTTATTTACAAACTCTGTGTAATATCATGAAATTACTTTAAACTCCAAAGAACAACAGTAAATTTGACCCTTTAGAAAATCATtgctttaaaaatatataacgtCATTTTTTGACATTCTTAAACTCATTCAATACAAGGTTTTATATTAATTGAATATTTACACGAGAgatatgtttatgtattttaCACATAAAGTAAGGCTAAATTAAACTCTGTGAACTTCACTGAGTCCCCTACGGACGACTGCACTTACAAATTTGTATAATACGAATCAAACCGTAAATAACATACATATACTATAAACTGTTGGTCATTTTTTACATGAATCCAATTCAGTCATTGAAGACAGAAACACTCAGAAATAGTAAAGAAAATGGCCAAATGAAtgcacataaaaacacattacACGTTACATATTAATACAATTTCGATGTTGCTGCCTATTATTGTGTATAAAcacaaaaaactaaaatgacaaaGATGCATGCAAATATTCACAGTGATATATTTCTTACTGCCTTTCGAAAGACAATCAAAAACCTTTCTTTGAATAGAGTGAGGCTTCAAAGTTAAATTTTACTTGGCACAATCAGTAATAGTTATACTTGACTTATTCTTAGTTTGCCATGTATCAAACTCAGCAGTTATGACTTTGCACAATATTGTTTATGTGTCTAGacatcctcactctctctcatccttTCTCATGTGTTCTATGACATGACTCTATCTGATCAGCACATCAAGGCCATTCATTTTGTGTACATTAGTAAACATACACAGGTTCATTCCGTGAGCAATGACACAGAAAGAGGTGCAGAATTTGTCATCCATTTGACTGCCGTTGTATATGAATTTCCTAAATAACATCAACAAACCTTAAAAAATATTCTTTTGATTCTTTACCCAAAGCCCATCATTTTGTTATTTAGAAATttcacaaagaaataaaaaaggtaTCCAAATTACTGAAAGGCACTTGGCAGTTGCTGAAACCCTGGTCCTTGTAAATGTACTATTATACATCTCTTCCTACAAATATTCCTTAATTATATGGATAGACACAGATTTATAAAAAAGATTACAAAATATGAATTGGTCCACATGTCAACATCATACCCGTTAGCAAAGTTATTTGTTCATGCAAGTCAATACCATGAGGTTTCTATTTCTATAAAACCCTCGCCATTGGTTTCGGAGACCCCCCCCTCGCCGTCTCACTACAAcctaccaacacaaacacaacacacacacacacacacacacacacacacacacacgtcacacacgtcacacacacacacacacacacacacacacacacacacacacacacacacacacacacacacacacacacacacacacacacacacacacacacacaatcatcagCTCTCTCTAATACAAGTCCTTCAGGATCTCCTGCAGCAGCGGGTGTAAGCACATGTCCACCTCGGTCTTGTCCAGCAGCTGGATGAGGTGCACGTGGTCGGTCACGATCTGCCGCAGGTCCGTCATCTTCTGCAGCAGCTTGGCGAACAGCTGCATGGAGTCTGGGTGGTTGACCTTCAGGTGGAGCTCCAGGGAGTGGAGCACCGTCTCCTGGAGAAGCTCGATGGGCCGCACGTTCAGCAGGCCCGGCCGGTCtgcagggaggcagggaggtggGTGGACGTTAGGACACGCCCCGCCGGCACGTTGTGTGTTTTGGGATTAACGGGAcgtggggtggggttgggtgaTATCAGGGAGTTAGAGGGTAAGTCAGGAGGACAGTCAAAGACACCTGACCTCTACAGGCTTCCTCCTGATTCTCAATTCACTGTAGGTGGCTTCGGGTTAACCGTTAAGGCATCTGCTACTGATGTGCAATAttaatagaaagaaagaaggagaagagggtgaGGCTTGCGATGAACGTTTTAAGACACGAAAGATAAGGGATGTATACAAATGTTGAGAAGTCAGGGTTTGACTCAAAGGTCCTATGCAGTTAGATACAGTATGTTATCAATGGAAACCAGCCCATGTTTATTACACAATTGTTACATTAATGATAATGTTACACACGTGGCCCTACTGAAATGGTTTATGACTTGATGATGATTCATGATTCATGATAAACAGTCTGAAGACTTGTGGCGTGTGGTTGTCTGACAACCGAAAGGTCGCTGGTTCGCCCACAGTTGCTCCTAGCAAtggtgccgaggtgtccctgagcacgaCACcaaaccctcccctctcccgccCGGCGGGCTATCGCCTATCATGGTCGACACCGGCGTGGGAGTATGAATGTGTTTGAACGGGCAAACGTGAGGGAGTGACTGTAAGGCGTATCTTTATGGTGGCCGCGGGCGAGAGAAGGGTTTATCTAACTGTTGTCCATTTACAGCACAGCACAATGCTGTCAAAAAAAACCAACAGAGAGCTCGGGGGAGTAGAAGAGAGCCACCCACCGCCGCTGAGGATGACGACGGCCAGGAACAGAGCCAGGTCGCTGTCGTCCAGCTCCAGGGTGTTGAACTTGACGGAGAACTCAAACTTGGGCTCCAGCATCTGGCAGAAGGGCTTGCGTAGGCTCTTGAGGAACTCCCGCGTCATGAAGATCTGGCCGTAGGACATCAGCGTGCCGTCCTTGTTCATCAGGGGAGCCATCCTGAGGGTCAGCACCTCTATCACGCCGTACTTCAGCAACGTCACctgcatggtggtggtgggggggggggggggggggggtgatggtgagGATGTGATCACATGCTGTGGATAAATCTTCCAGTGTGGGTCAGGGCGGACGTTCATTTCCAAATCTTTGCCCTCTGTCCAGTTGTTGTTgtaatttttttacatttgtcgTTCAGTACTAGGCTTACTGGGCACCAATATAGTGTTGGATCTTGCAATTTTCAGTcccattgattgattgaaaaatTGGATAGGACTGCCTGCAGAATGGTATGAAATTTGATGTCAGCTTGTAGAAAAAAGACAATCAGGTAATACCTCACtgaaaacatcaacacaaaaatgtattaattcatGTAATCCATGACTCTGGAGCCCCGGGTTGTTACCTGGTCGTTGAGATCCAGATCTACAAAGCCGGGGATGCTCTTGGCGAACTCCGTAACCTCCCTCACGGCCTCGGCAGAGCGGGACTGGCAGGAGTAGAAGAAGCGCAACTCCAGGCCCTCCGTCCGCCCCTGGTGACTGAGCCCGATGGGCCCCTGGGAcagaccccccagccccccgtaCCCTGGCGCCGGGTGGCCCGCCACGACCCCTGCATCAGGGTGGTCAAGGGTATATTAGGATGCCGTCGGGTTTGTGTTGACATTGACATTACTGGAGCCAATGAAGATATAACTAGATGTGTTGTCAAGGAAACATCTTGTCAATGTGCTGGTTGCCGTTGTTATTGTCCTGATATTACTCTGTAATTTCAatttttcttgttgtttttcttccgCCAAAAATAATTGTCAATTCGGTTCTACAGTTGGAATTAGGTTCATTGCAATGGTCTGTTATTCATAGCAGTGTTATGATGTACAGAAATAACAGACCACTGAATGCCCTAAATAATTAATCAGGATCAAGTATTaaatagaagaagaagaagaagaagaagaagaagaagaagaagaagaagaagaagaagaagaagaagaagaagaagaagaagaagaagaagaagaagaagaagaagaagaagaagaagaagaagaagaagaagacactgGATAAAAacgaaatgaaaaaaacaacaacataaaacaacacaaatcaaGCTCTACTGTTTGATAAATGTATATCTTCATGGTTAATTTATCGGTTGACTGAACTTGACAAAATCCATGttgtttgataaaaaagatCAAGGTCTGCCACTGACCATAGTTGTCAGCCAGGACAGCTGGGGACGGATGCTGGTCTCTTCCGGGAATCTGTTTGCAGTTGATCAACTGTTCTCCATCCATCAGAGACTTCATGTCGTGGATAATAAACGGCTGTGGTGGTGGCAGAAGAAGTAGTTGAATTAAAGACCGTTTCAGGAGAAAGAGGAAATATTTCTTATGCAGTAAGTCGATCGGGCCAAGCCAAGCTCacaattttaaaatacactggcAGGAAATAACACACCATGAAATATTACCCCATCCACCCATACACTGAAAAGATTTCTAAAATGCAGTCGTGATTATCTTTGGACACAGAGAAACAAtagcgattaaaaaaaaaaaaatgtatagcaAAGGAAACGGACTGACAACCGCCAAGTCTCTATTTGCAGCACCAAGAGCTGCAATCTGCACATTTATAGGAGGTCTCTTGGACCACAAGGTTGTGTTGCTGCCGTCTTGACTGTGAACGGAGGCGATTGTTGCTGGTGTTTAGACATTCAAGCcgaaacgctcacacacacacaaacaccacaatcTTTGTTTGAATTGCACCACACCCACTCTGCTATGGCACTAGTACTCTAAAGCATACACAGCCGAGAGATAAGAGTTCTTTAATGTTTACTATTTCACAAAGCCTTTTAAGTGCCAAAGCACAATCATTTTGCCGATCCCTTGCCCCAATCCAAAGGACACAGACGAtaaccaaaaaaataagaagCCTATTCATTGAGTGGTAGGCTGGTGTCTCGCTCAACGGCATGTTAGCAGGGGGAATCATTGGCGTTATAGTGAGCATCAACCTGCCCTCCCCTGATTCAAGAGAAGCGGCGGGTACGTTCTGCTGCTGCTAAGTTATACATTTATTGGAGCAAGTAAACcatttctccttctttctccaTGTCACAGCGTCCTCATCACGGCTGCCCTGTTTCAACACCAGGTCGTTAAATGGTATTTGACATTGCTCATCTTATTTTTCAATTCTTTTTGTCTCAATCCCAAAGTACAGAAGGACTAATTTGATTCTCTAGCctctttaatttgtttgtttacattcaATTGAGGATGTACgaaaaaagtatatttttattGTACTTACCAAACTAGGTAACAAATCTTACAATTGGAGCATTGTTTGGGCACTGGGGTGTTTTCTGGGTTTCAGTAAATTCTCCATACTCTATCGCTATCGCAAAGACCAGTCATAATAAGCCATTGAAGACATGAACTGGCCTTGACGTTTCAGAGTTCTGCGGAAAAAACAACTAAATAGCATTTAGTGATGCGCTCACATATGAGCAACACACAATATATTTGAGTGTATAACCCAATGTAAATATTGTACTATTTTTCATTGTCAGCATAGAACTATTGCTAAACTAATATGGTTTGTCTGTTATCAGTAATGAAGTACTTCTAATAATGAGATAAAATTGTGTCCAAAATCCATTCGTTTATAAAccatatcatataaaatacctGCATTTCTGTCACACTTTTGTCATATCTGTCCTTcaataatacataaataaataaacacaaagccaCAAAGCAATGCCCCATTTGTCAAACGTTCAACCAGTAATAATAAGTaaaaagtgtgagtgtgttctttTCTTTTAAAGAACCAAGACCAGCAGAGTGTCGTGATGTGTATTGTTGTGGTGAACCAATCAGCGTTCTCCCCAAACGGATACCGTCAGAGGGCCGAGGAGGAGCCAGCCTAGACGCGGTTACGAGGAAGAGGCGGCAGGGGGTCCTTACCGAGCTGTCCCCGGTCTTCCCAGACAGGATGGCCCGGGCCTTGGCCTTGGTGAGGGGGAAGTGCTTGACGTAGGAGTCGTAGAGGAGGCGGGACAGCGCACGCAGGTCGGCCGCCTCTGGATGCACGTGGTCCAGGTCCGAGGAGAACTCGGCCAGCAGCTTCTCCTTCTCTGCCTGGGGCATGCGGCCGAAGCGGATGGCTGGGAGGGACGGGATGCACAGACATgcaaatacagacacagacacagacacagacaaagacacagacacagacacagacatgtaaatacagacacagacacagacacagacaaagacacagacacagacatgtaAATAACCCTGCAGGGAAATATAGAATGATAGCATGcaccccccgcgacccgaccccggataagcggatgacgatgagggaGAGCATGCACCAACACAAACCTCGTGGTGCCCCCTCAACCACACACCCACGTAGAGACAGGGGCGCACGCTCTTCATGTCACACTCTGTGGTCTACTTCTGTGATCGTTTTTTGGAAATGAAGGATGGCTTAAACATTTGCTTCAAAGAGAAAACACTGCCGGAAACAAATTAACTTAAATATCTGTAATATATAAGTATTTCATTACTTACTGTCTGAATTCAGTAAATCCAAACTAAACGTTATGACCATAATGATTTTCACTATAGCAGTCCTGATCAAAGTTGCTGTAAACTtgaattattaatattattattattaatattatgaatcattattatttatattattatttattattaatcaaATTAACAAATGTTCTATAAGATTCCCACAGTAAAAAAACTAACAACAAAGCCTTCTATGACAAAGGGTTAGGTACGTGACAACTATTTTGGGTCCGATGGCATCTCAGGGGGATGGGCACTCGATAGTCAAAACTTGTCATCCAGGTAATGCCGCTCGGTTGAACCTGCTAAGCTTTCATGAAAGGATCTGTAACTCCATCGGTGACTGGCCTGTTTGACGCGGTTGACGAGAGCACACCCCCCAGCCGGCCTCTGGGACTATACCTAGGGGTGGGCACGCTGCCAACGGCAATGACACAGCAAGTTGTAGCAGCATAGACAGAACCCGGCGCCCTCATTCATGTGTCAATCATTAATCCCTACGCAATCCCGACCCACGCAAAACCGTGCGGTGTGTTACCTCATGATGCACGGATGGCACGCTACATGCGACAGGGGCTAAGAGTGAAGCAACAACCAACAGTAAAtggaaaatatgggttcaaatGAGGACAAGGGCAGGGGGATATTATGctcacatgcaagcacacggACAGACACCCATGTAAACAACCACaagcatgcccacacacacacacacacacacacacacacgcgcacatgcacgtgAATACACACAAGGAATGTGTGGTTCAGTCCAAGTGGGTTTAATTCTTTATCTTGAGACAGTTTAGTAACAGAAACCTCCTAATGCTGTACAATAAGCTCTTAAATAGATTGCGCTTAATCAGCTCCCgcctctcagagagagagacagaagaagaaggagccaGTAAGGCCTTCAGAGCCAGGTgaagagtgtgtgagtgtggtctGGTCTTACCGTTGTGGGACATGCCGACCATGAGGCACTTCTGGAAGCGGCAGTATTGGCACTTGTTGCGGGACTTTTTGTGAATGCGACACCGAAGGTTACAGTGATCGTAAACAAGCTTTAACCGAATCGTTCTTCTGAAGAAACCCtgtggaaaataaaatataaatatttaaaaaaagattaagTACAGTTTCTTCATAGTAACAGAGGCTGATATTCTTTGTGGAATACCGACCGAAAATTAATCGATTAAAATGCTCATGATCGATTAGTGGCTTTAATGGTTTTACAGTACAAATACCAAATATCTGTTTCTTGCTTCTTCAGGAATGTTAATCCTGAATGAAGTGAGTCTTCTCTATTCCAGATAATGATACAATTAATACTTTTCATTGATTACTTGATGATTGCCAGTTAATCCGCCAGCAAAGTAAATCAGCAAGTGCTTATTTCACCGATCACTTTTGGAGTTGTCAAAATTGTTTCACTCAAACAACGTGGGTGAGACTGTTCCAGAAACATCCACCCAACACATCTCACATGTGGGAGTTGGTGTGAATGTCCTcgctatttttcattttttttctttttctcttttttagtCATAGGTTATTTTAGAATGAGGGAAGCGAAATAGGGTCAAGTAGACTCCACCTCTCTGAAGAATGTTTTGTGTTGTGAAACAATAAAGCGTTGGCTGACCCCCATGTCGACCACAGGCATGTCTCCCCGGAGACCCTGTCAGAACAATGAGGAGCGCTTGGCTCCTTACCATCAATCAGGAAGCCATATATgtaatacacgcacacacgagtgTTGTACAGGCCCGAAATACGATCGAACAACAAACAACGAAAAAGTAAGCCTCTGGCCTGACAGCTTTGACAGCGCAACTCTGGGGGCACCTCAGGGAAAAATGTTGTGTTGGGCCAAGCCCACACTCGGCATCCTGCCCTATTGGCCAACAGTGACCTATAGACGCACaacaccaacaaaaaaaacctcCAAATATGTTACTATGTGTCAGGAGCAGGACCTTTAATACAAGAACCGGCTGAGAAACCACTTGGTTAAGTAAGCGGCTTGTGAAATCTTTCCGAATTATATTTTGAATTCAGGCTGTATACCAAAGGATTTGTGTGCATTAATCCTTTATTGTAATGTGGGTGGTTTGTTTTCGTAACTGCGGTGACATTTGACTGAACACTGCAGCCTGAGTGCACTGCCATAACCACAGCAAAAGGCTTTGATTCGATCACAGGGAGGGAGTGATGCACAATTCTTGTACACATTATGTATGGTTAATTGAAAACGCTTTCTTTGAAAGAAATCTTGAAAACACTGGTAAAATATTTTGAACACTGTTTTGATCTAACTTGAAGTC encodes the following:
- the pparg gene encoding peroxisome proliferator-activated receptor gamma isoform X2, with the protein product MEEATSSITLNIECRVCGDKASGFHYGVHACEGCKGFFRRTIRLKLVYDHCNLRCRIHKKSRNKCQYCRFQKCLMVGMSHNAIRFGRMPQAEKEKLLAEFSSDLDHVHPEAADLRALSRLLYDSYVKHFPLTKAKARAILSGKTGDSSPFIIHDMKSLMDGEQLINCKQIPGRDQHPSPAVLADNYGVVAGHPAPGYGGLGGLSQGPIGLSHQGRTEGLELRFFYSCQSRSAEAVREVTEFAKSIPGFVDLDLNDQVTLLKYGVIEVLTLRMAPLMNKDGTLMSYGQIFMTREFLKSLRKPFCQMLEPKFEFSVKFNTLELDDSDLALFLAVVILSGDRPGLLNVRPIELLQETVLHSLELHLKVNHPDSMQLFAKLLQKMTDLRQIVTDHVHLIQLLDKTEVDMCLHPLLQEILKDLY
- the pparg gene encoding peroxisome proliferator-activated receptor gamma isoform X1, with the protein product MVDTQHLLAWPVCYSLSTVDLPLHEDSSHSLDLKPCYTTMDYAPTSTLHHSSSSSASSSSLSPSLPSHGASLYDGASPQRGDDHHLTNMDYANMHCYGAQFRVHGSIKLEPGSPSQYSESPSYPRVMEEATSSITLNIECRVCGDKASGFHYGVHACEGCKGFFRRTIRLKLVYDHCNLRCRIHKKSRNKCQYCRFQKCLMVGMSHNAIRFGRMPQAEKEKLLAEFSSDLDHVHPEAADLRALSRLLYDSYVKHFPLTKAKARAILSGKTGDSSPFIIHDMKSLMDGEQLINCKQIPGRDQHPSPAVLADNYGVVAGHPAPGYGGLGGLSQGPIGLSHQGRTEGLELRFFYSCQSRSAEAVREVTEFAKSIPGFVDLDLNDQVTLLKYGVIEVLTLRMAPLMNKDGTLMSYGQIFMTREFLKSLRKPFCQMLEPKFEFSVKFNTLELDDSDLALFLAVVILSGDRPGLLNVRPIELLQETVLHSLELHLKVNHPDSMQLFAKLLQKMTDLRQIVTDHVHLIQLLDKTEVDMCLHPLLQEILKDLY